The uncultured Celeribacter sp. genome includes the window GATCACCGGCAACACCAGTTCTGACCGTGTCGAGGACGCACAGGCAATATGCCCTTCGAAACTGTCGACATCTGCAACCCGCTGCACCGAGCGGTTGCGTGCGCAAGCGCCACAGACCCCACGCGAAAAGGGGATCACCAGACAGCCGTGTCCGCCCTGATACGGGCCGATCTTCAGCAGATCTTTGGCTACGACACGGTAGAAACCCGTCCAGTCGAATCGATCGTCGCTGTGATGCACCTCGCAGACCACCGTCGCCATCAGGGCGACAGCGTCGGTTTCCCCCGCGCAGAGGCTGTCAATACGCTGCGCCAAGGCGTCATAATCGAGCATGGAATCCTCCGGAATTCGTGCAACCACTTGGTAAGGTTCAGCCCATATCCTCCTCTGGACAGTACAGCAAGGCCACGCAGTTCCTGCGCGCCGCCCACAAGGTTTTGAGCGAGATGATCCCAGAAAAACAGGAGCACCCCATGATCCTGCACAGCCTGCCGGATGGCACCCTGCATGTGGCGCGCGTCGACAGCGATCGCATTGACGTCCAAAGCGCGATCCCCTTCAAAGACAGCATCCGCGAACTGGCCCAAAGCAGCGCGACCCGTATCATTCTGGATTTATCACGCGTAAATTTCATCGACAGCACCGGCATTGCAGCGATTGCCTCAGCCGATCGCGCGTTGCGACCCAGCCAGACGATGGAGTTGGCGTCCGTGACCCCCCACGTCCTGCAGGTATTTCA containing:
- a CDS encoding GAF domain-containing protein encodes the protein MLDYDALAQRIDSLCAGETDAVALMATVVCEVHHSDDRFDWTGFYRVVAKDLLKIGPYQGGHGCLVIPFSRGVCGACARNRSVQRVADVDSFEGHIACASSTRSELVLPVINAQGDLLAVFDIDSNQPAAFTETDATALSAILSRVFAAVGLA
- a CDS encoding STAS domain-containing protein — translated: MILHSLPDGTLHVARVDSDRIDVQSAIPFKDSIRELAQSSATRIILDLSRVNFIDSTGIAAIASADRALRPSQTMELASVTPHVLQVFQLTGLDRTFHIHSDLTSALGSSEQAG